In one Gossypium hirsutum isolate 1008001.06 chromosome D09, Gossypium_hirsutum_v2.1, whole genome shotgun sequence genomic region, the following are encoded:
- the LOC107892341 gene encoding uncharacterized protein produces MNEELYEGSKFSKISFCIRLFQLKCLGGWTGNSLTMPLEFLREMFPFAKILQSCKDMKKMIKDLGLGYNKIHSCPNDCMLYWGDRRNQQCCHVCGESRWMNRNTEDGNDDENDAQPRKKPIKILRYFPLIPRLQRLFMSSKTAESMTWHHEGRTDDGLLRHPADSLAWKSFDNKFPNFASDPRSVRLGLASDGFNPYKIMSTGYSTWPVVLVPYNLPP; encoded by the coding sequence atgaacgaagaactatatgagggatcgaaattttcaaaaatatctttctgcattcgtcttttccagttaaaatgtttgggagggtggaccgggaacTCATTGACAATGccgttagagtttttgagagaaatgtttccgtttgcaaaaatccttcagtcatgcaaagatatgaagaaaatgataaaagacttaggtcttgggtacaacaaaatccatagttgcccgaatgattgcatgttgtactggggcgatcggagaaaccagcagtgctgtcatgtatgcggcgaaTCCCGTTGGATgaatagaaacacagaagatgggaacgacgatgaaaatgatgcacagccaAGAAAGAAGCCGATCAAGATTTTACGGTATTTTccgctgataccaaggcttcaaaggcttttcatgtcgtcgaagacagcggagtcaatgacgtggcaccatgaaggacgaaccgatgatggactattaaggcatccggcagattctttagcttggaaatcatttgacaataaatttccaaactttgcaagcgatcccaggagtgtgaggcttggcctagcatctgatggatttaatccttacaagatcatgagtactggatacagtacttggccagtagtgcttgttccttacaatctgcctccgtga
- the LOC107892340 gene encoding probable serine/threonine-protein kinase PIX7 isoform X2, whose amino-acid sequence MGFGHQSEREKKSSRKNKDEEEETGCWVKLRFLGSCMSSRSRVDNSMSGTTAESKSTTTREKSRDQPVVPVSSTTTSNAETASSTPKYSEELKVASQLRKFTFIDLKLATRNFRPESLLGEGGFGCVFKGWIEENGTAPVKPGTGLTVAVKTLNIEGLQGHKEWLAEVDFLGNLLHPNLVKLVGYCIEDDHRLLVYEFMPRGSLENHLFRRSLPLPWSIRMKIALGAAKGLAFLHEEAERPVIYRDFKTSNILLDADYNAKLSDFGLAKDGPEGDKTHVSTRVMGTYGYAAPEYVMTGHLTSKSDVYSFGVVLLEMLTGRRSMDKNRSNGEHNLVEWARPHLGDKRRFFRILDPRLEGHFSIKGAQKAAQLAAQCLSRDPKARPRMSEVVEILKPLPNLKDMASSSYYFQTMQSNRNRSNVNAKNGTRAQAGFVVRKGQPMRSLSASSNHQAPHPSPKPKAKES is encoded by the exons ATGGGGTTTGGCCATCAATCTGAAAGAGAGAAAAAATCATCaaggaagaacaaagatgaagaagaagaaactgGATGTTGGGTTAAATTAAGATTTTTGGGAAGTTGCATGTCTTCAAGATCAAGAGTTGATAACTCTATGAGTGGAACAACAG CTGAAAGTAAATCGACGACGACGAGAGAGAAAAGCCGAGATCAACCGGTTGTTCCTGTGTCTTCCACAACCACTAGTAATGCAGAAACTGCTTCTTCGACACCGAAATATAGTGAGGAACTGAAAGTTGCTTCGCAGCTTcgaaaattcacatttattgaccTTAAGTTAGCAACCCGGAATTTTAGACCCGAGAGTCTTCTCGGTGAGGGTGGGTTTGGTTGTGTCTTCAAAGGTTGGATTGAGGAGAACGGAACTGCTCCTGTGAAACCCGGTACTGGACTTACTGTTGCTGTCAAAACACTAAACATTGAGGGACTTCAGGGTCACAAAGAGTGGCTG GCCGAAGTGGATTTTCTTGGGAACCTCCTTCATCCCAATTTGGTTAAATTGGTTGGTTACTGCATCGAGGATGATCACAGGTTACTGGTATACGAGTTCATGCCACGAGGAAGTTTGGAGAACCACCTTTTCCGAA GGTCCTTGCCACTTCCTTGGTCTATTAGAATGAAAATCGCACTTGGGGCTGCAAAGGGTCTCGCCTTTCTTCATGAAGAAGCCGAAAGACCAGTGATATATAGAGATTTTAAAACATCTAATATCCTGTTAGATGCG GATTACAATGCCAAGCTCTCTGATTTTGGACTCGCCAAAGATGGTCCGGAAGGAGATAAAACTCATGTATCTACTCGAGTTATGGGAACATATGGATATGCTGCACCAGAATATGTAATGACTG GACATTTGACATCGAAGAGTGACGTATATAGCTTTGGGGTAGTTTTACTTGAAATGTTGACTGGCCGAAGATCCATGGACAAAAACCGATCAAATGGGGAACACAATCTCGTGGAATGGGCAAGACCTCATCTAGGAGACAAGAGAAGGTTCTTTCGAATTTTAGATCCTCGTCTTGAAGGCCACTTTTCGATAAAAGGTGCACAAAAAGCTGCCCAGCTGGCTGCCCAATGTCTTAGCCGTGATCCCAAAGCCAGACCTCGGATGAGTGAAGTTGTTGAAATCCTAAAGCCTCTACCAAACCTGAAAGATATGGCTAGCTCATCTTATTATTTCCAAACTATGCAGTCCAATCGCAATAGGTCCAATGTAAATGCTAAAAACGGCACCAGAGCACAAGCAGGATTCGTAGTGAGGAAAGGACAACCTATGAGGAGCTTATCTGCTTCAAGCAATCATCAGGCTCCTCACCCATCGCCAAAGCCCAAAGCAAAAGAATCATAG
- the LOC107892340 gene encoding probable serine/threonine-protein kinase PIX7 isoform X1, which translates to MGFGHQSEREKKSSRKNKDEEEETGCWVKLRFLGSCMSSRSRVDNSMSGTTAESKSTTTREKSRDQPVVPVSSTTTSNAETASSTPKYSEELKVASQLRKFTFIDLKLATRNFRPESLLGEGGFGCVFKGWIEENGTAPVKPGTGLTVAVKTLNIEGLQGHKEWLAEVDFLGNLLHPNLVKLVGYCIEDDHRLLVYEFMPRGSLENHLFRKGSLPLPWSIRMKIALGAAKGLAFLHEEAERPVIYRDFKTSNILLDADYNAKLSDFGLAKDGPEGDKTHVSTRVMGTYGYAAPEYVMTGHLTSKSDVYSFGVVLLEMLTGRRSMDKNRSNGEHNLVEWARPHLGDKRRFFRILDPRLEGHFSIKGAQKAAQLAAQCLSRDPKARPRMSEVVEILKPLPNLKDMASSSYYFQTMQSNRNRSNVNAKNGTRAQAGFVVRKGQPMRSLSASSNHQAPHPSPKPKAKES; encoded by the exons ATGGGGTTTGGCCATCAATCTGAAAGAGAGAAAAAATCATCaaggaagaacaaagatgaagaagaagaaactgGATGTTGGGTTAAATTAAGATTTTTGGGAAGTTGCATGTCTTCAAGATCAAGAGTTGATAACTCTATGAGTGGAACAACAG CTGAAAGTAAATCGACGACGACGAGAGAGAAAAGCCGAGATCAACCGGTTGTTCCTGTGTCTTCCACAACCACTAGTAATGCAGAAACTGCTTCTTCGACACCGAAATATAGTGAGGAACTGAAAGTTGCTTCGCAGCTTcgaaaattcacatttattgaccTTAAGTTAGCAACCCGGAATTTTAGACCCGAGAGTCTTCTCGGTGAGGGTGGGTTTGGTTGTGTCTTCAAAGGTTGGATTGAGGAGAACGGAACTGCTCCTGTGAAACCCGGTACTGGACTTACTGTTGCTGTCAAAACACTAAACATTGAGGGACTTCAGGGTCACAAAGAGTGGCTG GCCGAAGTGGATTTTCTTGGGAACCTCCTTCATCCCAATTTGGTTAAATTGGTTGGTTACTGCATCGAGGATGATCACAGGTTACTGGTATACGAGTTCATGCCACGAGGAAGTTTGGAGAACCACCTTTTCCGAA AAGGGTCCTTGCCACTTCCTTGGTCTATTAGAATGAAAATCGCACTTGGGGCTGCAAAGGGTCTCGCCTTTCTTCATGAAGAAGCCGAAAGACCAGTGATATATAGAGATTTTAAAACATCTAATATCCTGTTAGATGCG GATTACAATGCCAAGCTCTCTGATTTTGGACTCGCCAAAGATGGTCCGGAAGGAGATAAAACTCATGTATCTACTCGAGTTATGGGAACATATGGATATGCTGCACCAGAATATGTAATGACTG GACATTTGACATCGAAGAGTGACGTATATAGCTTTGGGGTAGTTTTACTTGAAATGTTGACTGGCCGAAGATCCATGGACAAAAACCGATCAAATGGGGAACACAATCTCGTGGAATGGGCAAGACCTCATCTAGGAGACAAGAGAAGGTTCTTTCGAATTTTAGATCCTCGTCTTGAAGGCCACTTTTCGATAAAAGGTGCACAAAAAGCTGCCCAGCTGGCTGCCCAATGTCTTAGCCGTGATCCCAAAGCCAGACCTCGGATGAGTGAAGTTGTTGAAATCCTAAAGCCTCTACCAAACCTGAAAGATATGGCTAGCTCATCTTATTATTTCCAAACTATGCAGTCCAATCGCAATAGGTCCAATGTAAATGCTAAAAACGGCACCAGAGCACAAGCAGGATTCGTAGTGAGGAAAGGACAACCTATGAGGAGCTTATCTGCTTCAAGCAATCATCAGGCTCCTCACCCATCGCCAAAGCCCAAAGCAAAAGAATCATAG
- the LOC107892339 gene encoding mitochondrial outer membrane protein porin of 34 kDa produces MGKGPGLYTEIGKKARDLLYKDYQTDHKFTLTTSSPTGVAITSAGTKKGELFLADVNTQLKNKNVTTDIKVDTYSNLYTTITVDQPAPGLKAIFSFRVPDQRSGKVELQYLHEYAGISSSIGLTANPIVNLSGVIGTNVLALGTDLSFDTKTGNFTKCNAGLSFSNVDLIASLTLNEKGDSLNASYYHIVNPMTNTAVGAEVTHSFSTNENTITIGTQHALDPLTMVKARVNNAGKASALIQHEWRPRSLFTISGEVDTKSIDKSAKVGLALALKP; encoded by the exons ATGGGCAAAGGTCCAGGTCTCTACACTGAAATCGGCAAGAAAGCCAGAG ACCTTCTTTACAAGGATTATCAGACTGACCACAAGTTCACTCTCACCACCAGCTCTCCAACTGGAGTT GCTATTACCTCTGCCGGAACAAAGAAAGGCGAACTCTTTTTGGCTGATGTTAACACCCAGCTGAAGAATAAGAATGTCACAACTGATATTAAAGTGGATACCTACTCCAAT CTGTATACCACCATAACCGTTGATCAACCTGCACCCGGGCTGAAAGCAATCTTTAGCTTCAGAGTCCCTGATCAGAGGTCTGGCAAG GTTGAACTCCAGTATTTGCATGAATACGCAGGGATAAGCTCAAGCATTGGATTAACTGCAAACCCTATAGTTAACCTTTCAGGTGTGATTGGAACTAATGTTCTTGCACTGGGAACTGATCTCTCGTTTGACACAAAGACTGGGAATTTCACAAAATGCAATGCCGGTTTGAGCTTCTCCAATGTGGATCTCATTGCATCGTTGACTCT GAACGAAAAGGGTGACTCTCTTAACGCGTCATACTATCATATAGTGAATCCCATGACTAACACTGCTGTTGGTGCCGAGGTGACCCATAGCTTCTCTACCAATGAAAACACCATCACCATCGGTACACAACATGCATTGGATCCATTGACGATGGTTAAGGCACGGGTGAACAACGCTGGGAAGGCAAGCGCACTAATCCAGCACGAGTGGCGCCCCAGATCCCTCTTTACCATTTCTGGGGAGGTGGATACCAAGTCCATTGACAAGAGTGCCAAGGTTGGACTTGCTTTGGCACTCAAGCCTTGA